A genomic segment from Exiguobacterium marinum DSM 16307 encodes:
- a CDS encoding VirD4-like conjugal transfer protein, CD1115 family, whose protein sequence is MRTLSRSLRFPIRLIFPALFCLLVLPVGIFYLLNGVFNIIRQIMTPIVQDGLLSGATIPALSPSLFVEVSLPSSTVLIGLIVSSLFIGMVVFGKVWLNFRDLRKNQKGSARFTSFDELKQQYRRVPDRKKRYDGLGGVPVGRVKNELFIDDSPVNNLVIGTTRSGKGETFVFSTIDLYSRARDQASLIINDPKGELFAASKETLEQRGYQVEVLNLMNPLQSMSYNLLQLTIDAFLEENYSLAQQYARSVAFMLYHDPKARDPFWANSSIDLCTALILGLCEESKDTPEKINMYNVALMLSDLGSRMVVTRQGQEISALDEFFQRFPENHPARLQFATLHFSGGQTRASILANTNAKLGIFTLNGTGKLTSMNSLDMRRIGFNRWISGRTEPLTRITFKFPDGTTHALTTDDDGSFIVYHTSSLQSGNTVQISTDSSTATIQLEAHDEESGRFHYAIDGAIQIREVMHQLQPVAVFLIVPDYDPTFNVIASLYIKQVYTALARVASQTIQGKCERQVVFLLDEFGNMPPIEGMANIITVCLGRNMRFNLVIQAYSQLENLYGEDWKTIDGNCGNTHYLLTADESTAELISKKLGEATIVTKSRSGQTFSFKKSKTENVDGRRLMTATEVMGLKEGEMLIIRVTKRQDMKKRRIQSYPIFLSGKTAMKYRYEYLADDFDTDRSLHDIDIPCRHAGLDFEQIRVRFAKKEDKTDSNAPSNQKDTSLTVRDVLQDSILRSMFEGHDIGGMSLPEFETNLNLGVYDVTDSQKSFLSTMIAKRLEKLKQGTP, encoded by the coding sequence TTGAGAACTTTGTCTCGATCACTACGATTTCCGATACGTTTGATCTTCCCCGCCCTGTTCTGCCTGTTGGTGTTGCCGGTCGGGATTTTTTATCTGCTGAACGGGGTCTTCAATATCATTCGACAAATCATGACCCCAATCGTACAAGACGGGCTGTTGTCCGGAGCGACGATCCCGGCGCTCTCACCCTCCCTGTTTGTGGAGGTGAGTCTTCCTTCTTCGACCGTCTTGATCGGGCTGATCGTGTCCAGTCTGTTCATCGGAATGGTCGTGTTCGGCAAGGTATGGCTGAACTTCCGGGATCTGCGGAAGAATCAGAAAGGGAGCGCCCGCTTCACCTCGTTCGATGAATTGAAACAACAGTACCGTCGCGTCCCGGACCGGAAGAAGCGCTATGACGGATTGGGCGGTGTCCCCGTCGGACGGGTCAAGAATGAGCTGTTCATCGATGACTCGCCCGTCAACAACCTCGTCATCGGGACGACCCGGTCCGGGAAGGGCGAGACGTTCGTCTTCTCGACGATCGACCTGTACAGCCGGGCGCGTGACCAGGCGAGTTTGATCATCAACGACCCGAAAGGTGAGCTTTTCGCCGCTTCGAAGGAGACGCTCGAGCAACGCGGCTATCAGGTCGAGGTGTTGAACCTGATGAACCCGCTCCAATCGATGTCGTACAACCTGTTGCAACTGACGATCGACGCATTTCTCGAGGAGAACTATTCGCTCGCCCAACAATATGCGCGCTCGGTCGCGTTCATGTTGTACCATGACCCGAAGGCGCGGGACCCGTTCTGGGCCAACTCGTCAATCGACCTGTGTACGGCGCTCATCCTCGGACTTTGCGAGGAGTCGAAGGACACGCCGGAGAAGATCAACATGTACAACGTCGCGCTCATGCTCTCGGACCTCGGCTCACGAATGGTCGTGACGCGACAAGGACAGGAAATCTCCGCGCTAGACGAGTTCTTTCAACGGTTCCCGGAGAACCATCCGGCCCGGCTCCAGTTCGCGACGCTCCACTTCTCGGGTGGTCAGACACGAGCGAGTATTTTAGCCAATACCAATGCGAAACTCGGGATCTTCACGTTGAACGGGACCGGGAAACTGACGTCGATGAACTCGCTCGACATGCGACGCATCGGATTCAACCGCTGGATCAGTGGACGGACTGAACCTTTGACACGGATCACGTTCAAATTCCCAGATGGGACAACCCATGCGCTCACGACCGATGACGATGGCAGCTTCATCGTGTATCATACGTCGTCGCTTCAATCTGGAAACACCGTTCAAATCTCGACCGACTCAAGCACTGCGACGATCCAACTAGAAGCGCATGACGAGGAGAGTGGGAGGTTCCACTACGCCATCGACGGTGCCATCCAAATCCGTGAGGTGATGCATCAACTCCAACCTGTGGCGGTGTTCCTGATTGTCCCGGACTATGACCCGACATTCAACGTCATCGCATCCCTTTATATCAAACAGGTGTACACGGCGCTCGCCCGGGTCGCCTCGCAGACTATACAAGGCAAATGCGAGCGTCAGGTCGTCTTCTTACTCGATGAATTCGGCAACATGCCGCCGATTGAGGGCATGGCCAACATCATCACCGTCTGTCTCGGGCGCAACATGCGCTTCAATCTCGTCATCCAAGCCTATTCCCAACTCGAGAACCTATACGGAGAGGATTGGAAGACGATCGACGGCAACTGTGGGAACACGCACTATCTCTTGACCGCGGACGAGTCGACCGCCGAACTGATCTCGAAGAAGCTCGGTGAGGCGACCATCGTCACGAAATCGCGGTCCGGTCAAACGTTCTCGTTCAAGAAATCGAAAACGGAGAACGTGGACGGTCGTCGGCTCATGACAGCGACCGAGGTCATGGGACTCAAAGAAGGCGAGATGCTCATCATCCGTGTCACCAAACGTCAGGACATGAAGAAGCGACGCATCCAGTCGTATCCAATCTTCCTGAGCGGCAAGACGGCGATGAAGTACCGCTACGAATACCTGGCGGACGACTTTGACACGGACCGCTCGCTGCATGATATCGACATCCCCTGCCGTCACGCCGGTCTCGACTTCGAGCAAATCCGTGTCCGTTTCGCGAAGAAGGAAGACAAGACGGATAGCAACGCGCCATCGAATCAGAAAGACACGTCCTTGACGGTACGTGACGTGCTTCAGGACAGCATCCTCCGTTCGATGTTCGAAGGGCATGACATCGGTGGGATGTCCCTCCCCGAGTTCGAGACGAACCTGAACCTAGGAGTTTACGACGTCACCGACAGCCAGAAGAGCTTTTTGAGCACAATGATTGCGAAACGACTCGAGAAACTGAAGCAAGGCACACCGTAG